A region of Elusimicrobiota bacterium DNA encodes the following proteins:
- a CDS encoding phosphate ABC transporter substrate-binding protein has product MKKGAFLCSFLFAVFPLSAAPTVTLKGSDTMVILNQRWAERYMAERADVVVQVTGGGSGTGIAALLAGSTDICASSRPMKEKERAALEAKTGRPPVEISVAKDGIAVYLNEANPVHELTLEQVARIYRRKVSNWREVGGADQKIILYSRENNSGTYEFFKEHVLKKKDFTPYAQCLPGTASVANAVARDKRGIGYGGAAYAKGIRFCPIQPGDGSPGIPPDEKHILDGSYPVSRNLYFYLRGPAEGPLKDFIDFVLSPEGQAIVSKVGYYPVRPGNKK; this is encoded by the coding sequence ATGAAGAAAGGCGCATTCCTTTGCTCGTTTTTGTTCGCGGTTTTTCCGTTGAGCGCGGCGCCCACGGTGACCCTGAAAGGGTCCGACACCATGGTCATTTTGAACCAGAGGTGGGCGGAGCGGTACATGGCGGAGCGCGCCGACGTGGTGGTGCAGGTGACGGGCGGGGGTTCCGGCACGGGAATCGCCGCGCTCCTGGCCGGTTCCACCGACATCTGCGCCTCCTCCCGCCCCATGAAAGAAAAAGAACGGGCCGCGCTGGAAGCCAAGACCGGGCGACCCCCCGTTGAAATTTCCGTGGCCAAGGACGGGATCGCCGTCTATCTCAACGAGGCCAACCCGGTCCATGAGCTCACGCTGGAACAGGTGGCGCGGATCTACCGGCGAAAGGTGAGCAACTGGCGCGAGGTCGGCGGAGCGGACCAGAAAATTATTCTCTATTCCCGAGAAAACAATTCCGGCACCTACGAGTTCTTCAAGGAACACGTATTGAAGAAGAAGGATTTTACCCCCTACGCCCAATGCCTCCCCGGAACCGCTTCGGTGGCCAACGCCGTGGCCCGGGACAAACGCGGCATTGGGTACGGCGGCGCGGCCTACGCCAAAGGCATCCGATTTTGCCCGATCCAACCCGGCGACGGGAGCCCTGGCATTCCCCCCGACGAGAAACACATCCTGGACGGAAGCTATCCCGTGAGCCGGAACCTTTATTTCTATCTGCGGGGCCCCGCCGAAGGACCGCTGAAGGATTTCATCGATTTCGTTTTGAGCCCGGAGGGACAGGCCATCGTATCTAAAGTGGGCTATTACCCCGTCCGCCCGGGAAACAAAAAATGA
- the pstC gene encoding phosphate ABC transporter permease subunit PstC — protein sequence MNRPPILEQLIEWGIRVSAGMAIAGLILIFVFIGKEALPLFTSPEARQEASLSKLFVAQVPEEGEPPGHMWQPVSELPKYSLWPLIIGTLKVTLVALVFAFPLALGAALFTSEFAPPWLREIVKPVIELLAGIPSVVLGFLALIVMATTIQDLFHLDYRLNTVNAGIALGLAVIPIVFTVAEDALTAVPQAYRQGAIALGATPWQTARRVVLPAAFPGIFAAGILGFGRAIGETMIVLMASGNQAIPSWNLGYGFRSLSATVASELGEVVRGSPHYHVLFFIGVLLFIFTFLINLLGQVWVGRLNRKLTGKK from the coding sequence ATGAACCGCCCCCCGATCCTGGAACAGTTGATTGAGTGGGGAATCCGCGTCAGCGCGGGGATGGCCATCGCGGGTCTCATCCTGATTTTCGTCTTCATCGGGAAAGAGGCCCTGCCTCTTTTCACCTCCCCGGAAGCCCGGCAAGAGGCCAGCCTCTCAAAACTTTTCGTGGCGCAGGTCCCCGAAGAAGGCGAACCACCGGGCCACATGTGGCAACCCGTGTCGGAACTCCCAAAATACTCCCTGTGGCCCCTCATCATCGGCACGCTCAAAGTCACCCTGGTGGCGTTGGTTTTCGCTTTCCCCTTGGCGCTTGGCGCCGCCTTATTCACCTCGGAATTCGCCCCTCCGTGGCTCCGGGAAATCGTAAAACCCGTGATCGAACTTTTGGCCGGAATCCCGTCCGTGGTGTTGGGGTTCTTGGCTCTCATCGTCATGGCCACCACGATTCAAGACCTGTTTCACCTGGACTACCGGCTGAACACGGTGAACGCCGGGATTGCCCTGGGCCTGGCCGTCATCCCCATCGTCTTCACCGTGGCCGAAGACGCCTTAACCGCGGTTCCCCAGGCCTACCGGCAGGGGGCCATCGCCCTGGGCGCCACCCCGTGGCAAACCGCCCGTCGGGTGGTTCTCCCCGCGGCCTTCCCCGGCATTTTCGCCGCCGGTATTTTGGGGTTCGGGCGGGCCATCGGGGAAACCATGATCGTCCTCATGGCTTCCGGCAACCAGGCCATTCCCAGTTGGAATCTGGGCTACGGATTCCGAAGCCTGTCCGCCACCGTGGCCTCGGAGTTGGGGGAAGTGGTGCGGGGAAGCCCCCATTACCATGTGCTCTTTTTCATCGGGGTCCTTTTGTTCATCTTCACGTTCTTGATCAACCTCTTGGGCCAGGTTTGGGTCGGACGATTGAACCGCAAACTGACGGGGAAAAAATGA
- the pstA gene encoding phosphate ABC transporter permease PstA: MKRRWINLTSLFFTVLTGLACLTLTLIVVLILGNVVRYGMGHISWAFLSQAPKSGMTEGGIFPAIFGTAVLVLLMTVAVVPLGVSTAVYLQEYAPKGSRWVHLVRLAIQNLAGVPAIVFGLFGLGFFIQFLGRGLDKIFFGGTLYLGQPAILWAALTLALLTLPTVVVATEEALRVVPQNHREVAYSLGATRWQMVRHVLLPQSVGGILTGTILAVSRGAGEVAPILFTGAAYFLPYLPTRVNHQFMELGYHVYVLATQSPDVDATLPILYATVLVLLALTFGLNFTAIIIRSKIRRRLRGR, from the coding sequence ATGAAACGGCGTTGGATCAACCTGACGAGCCTTTTTTTTACGGTCCTTACGGGACTGGCCTGCCTCACTCTAACCCTCATCGTGGTTTTGATCCTGGGTAATGTGGTTCGTTACGGAATGGGCCACATTTCATGGGCCTTCCTTTCCCAGGCTCCAAAAAGCGGCATGACGGAAGGCGGCATTTTTCCCGCCATTTTCGGCACCGCCGTCCTGGTTCTCTTAATGACCGTGGCCGTGGTGCCCCTGGGCGTCTCCACGGCCGTCTACCTGCAGGAATACGCCCCCAAGGGCTCCCGCTGGGTGCATTTGGTCCGCCTGGCGATCCAGAACCTGGCGGGGGTGCCCGCCATCGTGTTCGGCCTTTTCGGGTTGGGATTTTTCATTCAGTTCCTGGGGAGAGGCCTGGACAAGATCTTCTTCGGGGGAACCCTTTATCTGGGACAACCGGCCATCCTATGGGCGGCCCTCACCCTGGCGCTGTTGACGTTGCCCACGGTGGTGGTGGCGACGGAAGAAGCCCTCCGCGTGGTGCCGCAAAACCACCGGGAGGTGGCGTATTCCCTGGGCGCCACGCGCTGGCAAATGGTCCGGCACGTGCTTCTGCCCCAATCCGTGGGCGGGATTTTGACGGGGACCATCCTGGCCGTGAGCCGGGGCGCGGGAGAAGTGGCGCCCATCCTTTTCACAGGCGCGGCGTATTTCCTCCCCTATCTCCCGACGCGGGTCAACCACCAGTTTATGGAGTTGGGCTACCACGTCTACGTGCTGGCCACCCAATCCCCCGACGTGGACGCCACCTTGCCGATCCTTTACGCCACGGTGCTGGTGCTCCTGGCCCTGACCTTCGGGCTCAACTTTACGGCCATCATCATCCGCTCCAAGATTCGGCGAAGGCTCCGGGGCCGATGA
- a CDS encoding phosphate ABC transporter ATP-binding protein, translating into MSLSTPPLEEKIRARDITVRAGEKLLLNDVCLSLLKNEILAIIGPAGSGKTTFLRCLNRLTDLEEGLTVSGELLLDDANILGPGVDVAAVRRRVSMVFATPTPLPMSIEDNMNLGLRFQNKHDAGERLEESLRASFLWDEVKDRLGLSALALSGGQQQRLCLARSLMLRPEVLLLDEPCSGLDPISTAKIEEAMQGLKKNMSIVLVTNNVKQASRTSDRTAFLLMGHLVEVGETGRLFTNPDEQRTADYVSGRFG; encoded by the coding sequence ATGAGCTTAAGCACTCCCCCGCTTGAGGAAAAAATACGCGCCCGCGACATCACGGTGCGCGCGGGGGAGAAGCTTCTCCTGAACGACGTCTGTCTTTCTCTTTTAAAAAACGAAATCCTCGCCATCATCGGCCCCGCCGGAAGCGGCAAAACCACCTTCCTCCGGTGCCTCAACCGCCTGACGGATTTGGAGGAAGGGCTCACGGTGTCGGGCGAACTTCTCCTGGACGACGCCAACATCCTGGGTCCCGGGGTGGATGTGGCGGCGGTCCGTCGGCGGGTGAGCATGGTGTTCGCCACGCCGACGCCCCTCCCCATGTCGATTGAAGACAACATGAATCTCGGCCTTCGGTTTCAAAACAAACACGACGCCGGGGAACGGCTGGAAGAGAGCCTCCGCGCCTCCTTTCTCTGGGACGAGGTCAAAGACCGACTCGGCCTTTCCGCCTTGGCTCTCTCGGGCGGCCAACAACAACGGCTCTGCCTGGCCCGAAGCCTGATGCTCCGGCCCGAAGTGTTGCTCCTGGACGAACCCTGTTCGGGCCTCGACCCCATTTCCACGGCGAAGATCGAAGAAGCCATGCAAGGGCTGAAGAAAAACATGTCCATTGTTCTGGTGACCAACAATGTCAAACAGGCCTCCCGCACCTCGGACCGGACGGCGTTTCTCTTGATGGGCCATTTGGTGGAAGTGGGCGAGACGGGCCGGCTTTTCACCAACCCCGATGAACAAAGGACGGCGGATTATGTCTCCGGACGCTTCGGTTGA
- the pstB gene encoding phosphate ABC transporter ATP-binding protein, with protein sequence MKTGPRPAPPASGGVLPVIETWGLSLFYGNFQALKNINVAIPPRAITAFIGPSGCGKSTLLRTFNRMNDLIRGVRVEGEVLLDGKNILAPKTDLISLRKRVGMVFQRPNPFPITVFENIAFGPRVHHSAQGSSLNDIVERSLRATGLWEEVKDALEAPALALTPEQQQRLCISRLLAVEPDVLLMDEPCSALDPMATHRIEEMIVDLKERYTIIIVTHNMQQAARVSSNSAYFLLGELVEFGPTGRLFTSPQDTRTEQYITGRFG encoded by the coding sequence ATGAAAACGGGGCCCCGCCCCGCCCCCCCCGCCTCGGGAGGGGTCTTGCCCGTCATCGAAACCTGGGGGCTCAGCCTTTTCTACGGAAACTTCCAAGCCCTCAAGAACATCAACGTGGCCATCCCGCCCCGCGCCATCACCGCGTTCATCGGGCCCTCCGGATGCGGCAAATCCACCTTACTGCGAACCTTTAACCGCATGAACGATTTAATCCGCGGCGTGCGGGTGGAAGGCGAGGTCCTCCTGGACGGGAAGAATATCCTGGCACCGAAAACAGATTTGATCTCTCTCCGGAAACGCGTCGGCATGGTGTTCCAGCGCCCGAACCCTTTCCCGATCACGGTCTTTGAGAACATCGCCTTCGGGCCCCGCGTCCACCACTCGGCCCAGGGGTCGTCGCTGAACGACATCGTGGAACGATCGCTCCGCGCCACCGGCCTCTGGGAAGAGGTCAAGGACGCGCTGGAGGCGCCGGCCCTGGCGCTCACACCGGAACAACAGCAACGTCTCTGCATTTCCCGGCTCCTGGCCGTGGAACCCGACGTGCTTTTGATGGACGAACCCTGTTCGGCCTTGGACCCCATGGCCACCCACCGGATTGAAGAAATGATTGTGGACTTAAAAGAGCGCTATACGATCATCATCGTCACGCACAACATGCAACAGGCGGCTCGGGTGTCTTCCAATTCAGCCTACTTTTTGTTGGGAGAGCTCGTGGAATTCGGCCCCACCGGCCGGCTCTTCACGAGTCCCCAAGATACTCGCACCGAGCAGTACATCACCGGAAGATTCGGCTGA
- the phoU gene encoding phosphate signaling complex protein PhoU has protein sequence MERHFDEDLRQLKERLLRMGAIAEEMIQKAVKALYERRDALTAEVFELENEVNQMHLEIDDRCLKLIALHQPMAVDLRLITAAMKINTDLERIADQAVNVGQTCHYHLLKETPVPEVALLTRMAEISQKMLRESLDAFARQDVELARQVLAQDEEEDRLKAEALTSLIGRLKKDPERSSQYVDLILLSRNMERIGDHATNVAEDVIFMVQGKDIRHHKGDPV, from the coding sequence ATGGAACGACATTTCGACGAAGATTTACGGCAGTTGAAAGAACGTTTGCTTCGCATGGGCGCCATCGCGGAGGAAATGATCCAGAAAGCCGTTAAGGCGCTCTACGAACGGCGGGACGCCCTGACCGCCGAGGTCTTTGAACTGGAAAATGAGGTAAACCAAATGCACTTGGAAATCGACGATCGGTGCTTAAAACTGATCGCCCTGCACCAGCCCATGGCCGTGGATCTGCGCCTGATCACCGCCGCCATGAAGATCAACACCGATCTGGAACGCATCGCCGACCAAGCCGTCAACGTCGGGCAGACCTGCCATTACCATCTTCTGAAAGAAACCCCGGTCCCCGAGGTCGCACTCCTCACCCGCATGGCCGAGATCAGCCAAAAGATGCTTCGCGAATCTTTGGACGCCTTCGCGCGCCAGGATGTGGAACTGGCCAGGCAAGTCTTGGCCCAAGACGAAGAGGAAGACCGGCTGAAAGCGGAAGCCTTGACCAGCCTGATCGGCCGCTTAAAAAAGGATCCGGAACGTTCCTCTCAATACGTGGACTTGATTCTCCTTTCCCGCAACATGGAACGCATCGGCGACCACGCCACGAACGTCGCCGAAGACGTCATCTTCATGGTGCAAGGCAAAGACATCCGCCACCACAAGGGCGATCCAGTTTAA
- a CDS encoding M24 family metallopeptidase: MGKAGFSLKTVQSALKGAALEGWLFYYFQANDPIAARILHLPEDKWFTRRWFYFVPRRGAPKKIVHRVEPGSLDHLPGKIVAYGSQEELRSALVRVLGKGSRVAMQYSPRAAVPSISRVDAGTLELIRSLGVNVVSSGDLVAAMESSLSPAQADSHVRAARALHSIVGKAFSFIARSGRTDESLVQRFILEEFRRRGLVTSAPPIVAADKNSAFPHYATPRSGGKKIGPGSWVLLDLWAKEDRPGAIYADITWCGFVGERVPEKYERIFKIVRDARQRALSLVESRFHKGRPLKGWEVDRAARGFISSAGYGRFFLHRTGHSIGTEDHANGANMDSLETFETRRVLANTVFSIEPGIYLKDFGVRSEINVWLDGFSPTVTGGLSQETVFPITAGERIQAGKRPG, translated from the coding sequence ATGGGTAAAGCCGGTTTCTCCCTAAAAACCGTCCAATCCGCTTTGAAAGGCGCGGCTCTGGAGGGGTGGCTCTTCTATTATTTTCAAGCCAACGACCCCATCGCGGCCAGGATTCTCCATCTTCCCGAAGACAAATGGTTCACCCGGCGCTGGTTTTATTTTGTCCCCCGGCGCGGCGCGCCGAAAAAAATTGTCCATCGGGTTGAGCCGGGGTCCCTGGACCATCTTCCGGGGAAGATCGTGGCCTATGGATCCCAGGAGGAACTTCGCTCCGCTTTGGTCCGCGTGCTGGGGAAGGGATCCCGCGTGGCCATGCAGTATTCCCCCCGGGCGGCGGTGCCCTCCATCTCCCGGGTGGATGCCGGGACGCTGGAGTTGATACGGTCACTCGGCGTCAACGTCGTTTCTTCCGGGGACCTCGTGGCGGCGATGGAATCCTCTTTGTCGCCTGCCCAAGCCGATTCCCATGTCCGGGCCGCCCGGGCTCTCCACTCCATCGTTGGAAAGGCCTTTTCTTTCATCGCCCGTTCCGGAAGAACGGATGAGTCTCTGGTTCAGCGCTTCATTCTGGAGGAGTTTCGGCGACGGGGCCTGGTCACGAGCGCGCCTCCCATCGTGGCGGCGGACAAGAACAGTGCTTTCCCCCACTACGCCACGCCTCGGTCGGGTGGGAAAAAAATCGGTCCGGGAAGTTGGGTCCTGTTGGATCTTTGGGCCAAGGAAGATCGACCGGGGGCGATTTACGCTGACATCACCTGGTGCGGTTTCGTAGGGGAACGGGTGCCCGAGAAATACGAGCGAATTTTCAAGATCGTGCGGGACGCCCGGCAGAGGGCTCTCTCCCTCGTCGAATCCCGATTTCACAAGGGTCGACCGTTGAAAGGGTGGGAGGTGGATCGGGCGGCCCGGGGCTTCATTTCTTCAGCGGGTTACGGGCGGTTTTTTCTCCATCGAACGGGCCATTCCATCGGGACGGAAGACCACGCCAACGGCGCCAACATGGACAGTTTGGAGACCTTTGAAACCCGGCGGGTCCTGGCGAACACCGTTTTTTCCATTGAACCCGGGATTTATCTGAAAGACTTCGGGGTTCGGAGCGAAATCAATGTGTGGCTCGACGGATTTTCACCGACCGTCACCGGGGGTTTGTCTCAGGAAACCGTCTTCCCGATAACGGCCGGGGAGAGGATCCAGGCGGGGAAAAGGCCGGGTTAA
- the mutY gene encoding A/G-specific adenine glycosylase, giving the protein MKFNKKLQDWFVRNGRHDLPWRGEFDPYHILLSEFMLQQTGVSTVLPYFIRFLKAFPTLGRLASAPLERVLEQWAGLGYYARARNLQATAKILVGKHGGRLPRGREEVLDLPGVGPYTAGALLSFAYDLPEPLVDGNVVRVLSRVFGIKGEARHPAVLKTIWERARALVPARGARDFNSALMDFGATVCKPGIPECAACPMTSLCWAYRNGWVDRLPASRRKGAPRVVRLRAFLVERDGRVLLRRRPSGGLWSGLWELPMEEGAGAAGVCSVGGERVEAGNRLGSLRHVLSHRDLRVDLWAGVATGKAPGYKWVRLSAARGMAISSLTKKLLSHGGGKNG; this is encoded by the coding sequence TTGAAATTTAATAAAAAGCTTCAGGATTGGTTTGTCCGCAACGGACGCCACGATCTCCCGTGGCGTGGAGAGTTCGACCCGTACCATATCTTGCTTTCGGAATTCATGCTCCAGCAGACCGGGGTGAGCACGGTGCTCCCCTATTTCATCCGTTTCCTGAAAGCCTTTCCGACCCTCGGTCGTTTGGCGTCGGCCCCGCTGGAGCGGGTCTTGGAGCAGTGGGCGGGTTTAGGATACTACGCCCGGGCGCGGAACCTGCAGGCCACGGCCAAGATCCTCGTTGGAAAACATGGCGGCCGTTTGCCCCGGGGGCGGGAAGAGGTCCTGGACCTTCCGGGAGTGGGACCTTACACCGCGGGGGCTCTCCTGTCCTTTGCTTACGACTTGCCGGAACCGCTGGTGGATGGAAACGTCGTCCGGGTCCTTTCCCGGGTTTTCGGCATCAAAGGAGAGGCGCGCCACCCGGCGGTTCTTAAAACAATTTGGGAGAGGGCGCGGGCCCTGGTGCCGGCCAGGGGCGCCCGGGATTTCAACTCCGCCCTCATGGATTTCGGGGCGACCGTCTGCAAACCCGGAATTCCGGAATGCGCCGCTTGTCCCATGACATCGCTTTGCTGGGCCTATCGAAACGGATGGGTGGACCGGCTTCCGGCTTCGCGGCGAAAGGGGGCTCCTCGCGTCGTTCGCCTCCGCGCGTTCCTGGTGGAAAGAGACGGCCGGGTTCTTCTCCGCCGTCGTCCGTCGGGAGGCCTCTGGAGCGGACTCTGGGAACTTCCGATGGAGGAGGGAGCAGGGGCGGCGGGGGTGTGCTCGGTGGGGGGAGAACGGGTGGAGGCGGGAAACCGGTTGGGGAGTTTACGCCACGTTCTATCCCATCGGGACCTCCGGGTGGATCTTTGGGCGGGCGTGGCGACCGGGAAGGCGCCGGGGTATAAATGGGTTCGCCTCTCCGCCGCCCGTGGCATGGCCATCTCCTCGCTGACAAAAAAACTTTTATCGCACGGCGGTGGAAAGAATGGGTAA
- a CDS encoding acyltransferase — MRISVAQTDPRRGETEENRARAESLLEGVSADLYVLPELAFSGYNFTTVEEVRGLAEPASGESSRFWTDFARQKNAHVVYGFPEAAGGRVYNAAALVGPEGLVGVYRKAHLFGREKLFFSPGNDGFPVWDISGVRVGILICFDWFFPEAARTLALAGAEVLLHPANLVLPHCPAAMITRCLENRVFAATADRVGTESGGAGPITFIGQSQIVSPNGEVLARLPSTEPSVAVVEIDSAFARDKRLGSGNNLFSERRTDLYQLGLDSERTSPSN; from the coding sequence ATGCGAATTTCAGTGGCGCAGACGGATCCTCGGCGAGGCGAAACGGAGGAAAACCGAGCCCGCGCCGAGTCTCTTTTAGAAGGGGTTTCCGCGGACCTTTACGTCCTGCCGGAATTGGCGTTTTCTGGCTACAACTTCACCACCGTGGAGGAGGTCCGCGGGTTGGCGGAACCGGCCTCGGGGGAGAGTTCCCGGTTTTGGACGGATTTCGCCCGGCAGAAAAACGCTCACGTGGTCTACGGATTTCCCGAGGCGGCCGGCGGCCGGGTTTACAACGCGGCCGCGCTCGTGGGCCCCGAGGGGCTCGTGGGGGTTTACCGGAAAGCGCACTTGTTTGGACGGGAAAAACTTTTCTTTTCGCCGGGTAACGACGGATTTCCCGTTTGGGATATTTCGGGGGTCCGGGTGGGAATCTTGATCTGTTTCGATTGGTTTTTCCCTGAGGCCGCGCGGACTTTGGCCTTGGCGGGGGCCGAGGTCCTCCTTCATCCGGCCAATCTCGTTCTCCCGCATTGTCCCGCGGCCATGATCACCCGGTGCCTTGAAAACCGCGTTTTTGCCGCCACGGCGGACCGCGTGGGAACCGAATCCGGGGGGGCCGGCCCAATAACGTTCATCGGACAAAGCCAGATTGTTTCTCCCAACGGCGAGGTTCTGGCACGGCTCCCGTCCACGGAGCCGTCGGTCGCCGTGGTGGAGATCGATTCCGCTTTCGCCCGGGACAAACGCCTTGGCTCCGGTAACAATCTTTTCAGTGAACGTCGCACGGATCTTTATCAGCTCGGGCTGGATTCTGAGAGGACTTCCCCTTCAAATTGA
- a CDS encoding FIST C-terminal domain-containing protein: protein MRTEQRLWTAENGWSAPLGPLGGAQWVLVFGSPERLRLPETFEELRRAYPKAYVMGCSSAGEIIGTEVNEDSLVLTAVCFDRTRVQGVSDTLQDSKESQTVGERVGRRFPAEGLVHVFVLAEGVQIHGADLLAGLVSALPPGVRVTGGLAADRAFFRETVVMADGPAMTNRVAAVGFYGSSLHVATGSHSGWEAFGPERLITRSKDNVLFELDGQRALTLYQHSLGDQAEGLPAAGLLFPLRLRAPARRTGVLRAVLAVNDADHSLTFGGNMPRGYFTRLLKVSFDRLIDGAVQAAARILGQLGGSSPNLAVLVSGVGRKMVLRHRTEEEIVTLNRGLGQTTAMAGFHAYAQFAPFEGGAGGELHNQTMTITAFSED, encoded by the coding sequence ATGAGGACGGAACAGCGCCTTTGGACCGCCGAGAACGGGTGGTCCGCCCCCCTGGGTCCCCTGGGAGGGGCCCAGTGGGTTTTGGTTTTCGGAAGTCCCGAACGCCTTCGCCTCCCTGAAACGTTTGAGGAACTTCGGCGCGCCTATCCGAAGGCGTATGTGATGGGCTGTTCTTCCGCCGGGGAAATCATCGGGACCGAAGTGAATGAGGATTCACTCGTCTTGACGGCCGTTTGCTTCGACCGAACCCGCGTGCAAGGAGTTTCGGACACTCTTCAAGATTCCAAGGAAAGCCAAACGGTCGGTGAACGCGTGGGTCGCCGGTTTCCCGCGGAAGGGCTTGTCCATGTTTTTGTGTTGGCGGAAGGCGTCCAGATCCATGGGGCGGACCTCTTGGCCGGGCTGGTCTCGGCTCTCCCGCCAGGGGTTCGCGTGACGGGCGGTTTGGCCGCTGACCGGGCTTTCTTTCGGGAAACCGTGGTCATGGCCGACGGGCCCGCCATGACCAACCGCGTGGCCGCCGTTGGTTTTTATGGGTCCTCTCTTCACGTGGCCACCGGGTCGCACAGCGGATGGGAAGCCTTCGGACCCGAACGGTTGATCACGCGATCCAAAGACAACGTGCTTTTCGAGTTGGACGGCCAGCGGGCCTTGACCCTTTATCAACATTCCCTCGGCGACCAAGCGGAAGGGCTTCCGGCGGCAGGTCTTTTGTTTCCTCTCCGGCTCCGGGCTCCCGCCAGGCGCACCGGCGTCCTACGGGCCGTCCTGGCGGTCAACGACGCCGACCACAGCCTCACTTTCGGCGGAAACATGCCCAGGGGATATTTCACTCGCCTGCTAAAAGTGAGCTTCGACCGATTAATCGACGGGGCCGTTCAGGCGGCGGCCCGGATTTTAGGTCAACTCGGCGGATCCAGCCCGAACCTCGCGGTCTTGGTCAGCGGTGTGGGACGGAAGATGGTTCTTCGACACCGAACGGAAGAGGAAATCGTTACGCTGAACCGGGGGTTGGGCCAGACCACCGCCATGGCTGGTTTCCACGCCTACGCCCAGTTCGCCCCCTTCGAGGGGGGGGCCGGTGGCGAGCTCCATAACCAAACGATGACGATCACCGCTTTTTCGGAGGATTGA
- a CDS encoding diguanylate cyclase, translating into MAKVHDLIKSQYKKLFKNRQGPVGVLWRRLVRSMNESLLQEDRNRKLLERTADLNSHEITKRNAQIRAIFETFPDIFFVVTPAGVIVEANGAALSGTGQSPGYWLGKSLTEFPNEEIGRRFEVTLARARDTQAAATLEYAFLSQAGLAFYEARVRPTEDEQMIVLIRDMTGRKAALEALKASEERYALAARAANDGLWDWNLPTNHIYFSPRWKNILGYGDGELENHTGAWWDRIHPDDVEPVKRALTQLGENGKDTVEIDYRIRHRDTSYRWVTTRGIAVRDTAGAAYRIVGSQTDITPRKEAEERLRHEGFHDKVTGLANRSLFIDRLTNVLDRVKRQPGYLFAVLYVDLDRFSAVNERVGHEPADRLLQTVAARLRSFARVGDTVARLGDDEFGILLDGISNDRAAVVFAERMRELIASPATWGRKR; encoded by the coding sequence ATGGCGAAAGTTCACGACCTCATAAAAAGTCAGTACAAGAAACTCTTTAAGAACCGCCAGGGCCCCGTGGGTGTCTTGTGGCGTCGCCTGGTGCGCTCCATGAACGAAAGCCTCCTGCAAGAGGATCGGAATCGAAAACTTCTCGAACGAACCGCCGACCTCAACTCCCATGAAATCACTAAACGCAACGCTCAGATCCGCGCCATTTTCGAAACCTTCCCGGACATCTTTTTTGTGGTCACTCCCGCTGGCGTTATTGTGGAGGCGAACGGAGCCGCCCTCTCCGGAACGGGCCAGAGTCCGGGTTATTGGCTCGGTAAATCTTTGACGGAATTTCCAAATGAGGAGATTGGCCGGCGTTTCGAGGTTACGCTGGCTCGCGCGCGCGACACCCAGGCGGCGGCGACGCTGGAATACGCCTTCCTGTCCCAGGCGGGCCTCGCGTTCTACGAAGCGCGCGTCCGGCCGACCGAAGACGAACAAATGATCGTCCTGATTCGCGACATGACCGGCCGGAAAGCCGCGCTCGAGGCGCTGAAGGCCTCTGAGGAACGGTACGCGCTCGCCGCCCGCGCGGCCAACGACGGCCTTTGGGACTGGAATCTGCCCACCAACCACATTTATTTTTCGCCGCGCTGGAAAAATATTTTGGGTTATGGCGATGGCGAACTCGAGAACCACACCGGCGCTTGGTGGGACCGCATTCACCCGGACGACGTGGAACCGGTCAAACGCGCGCTCACCCAATTGGGAGAGAACGGGAAAGACACGGTGGAGATCGATTACCGAATTCGGCATCGGGACACCAGTTATCGCTGGGTCACCACGCGCGGCATTGCCGTGCGCGACACGGCCGGCGCGGCCTACCGCATCGTGGGGTCCCAGACCGACATCACGCCTCGCAAAGAAGCCGAAGAACGGCTGCGCCACGAGGGGTTTCACGACAAGGTCACCGGCCTCGCCAACCGAAGTCTTTTCATCGACCGGTTAACGAACGTGCTCGATCGCGTCAAACGCCAGCCGGGATATTTGTTCGCCGTGCTCTACGTGGATTTAGACCGTTTCAGCGCGGTCAATGAACGCGTCGGCCATGAACCCGCCGACCGGCTGTTACAGACCGTGGCGGCTCGGCTACGCTCTTTCGCGCGCGTCGGCGATACCGTCGCGCGATTGGGAGACGACGAGTTCGGGATCCTCCTGGACGGCATTTCCAACGACCGCGCGGCCGTGGTGTTCGCCGAGCGCATGCGCGAGCTGATCGCCTCCCCTGCGACGTGGGGCCGGAAGAGGTGA